TTGAGCTAAAACTACAAgcgaaattttattgttattaatgtCTTCATCAGAATGAAATGCATTTACTTACAGTTTAAATAATTGGGATTAGCCAGGCACTGTACGAATTCAAGTTCAACTTGCCATCGTAATTTTTGTTGATCCTCTGATTCAATAGCCGCTAAAAgggttaagaaaaattaatattttttacaatcatTTTCGGaaactttcaataaaatatatatatgtatatagtgtagATATGAGGGTTAAGATGTTATTCCAAAAGTTATTGTGTTGACATTTTTCGATTTACTAATTGTCAAATCAATGCGAAtctcaaaatatgtatgtttttgttaaaattattaatttgtatatgtaataaaaaattagcaaTTTACTTACTCTTACCCTTTCCATACATCTTGGCCATGGTGCATGGAAGGGCTCGGTTCTGTTTCTTAATGGTGTTGTTTCTAAATGTCAACTGTAGAAGCGCCTTTATTAAGACGCAAACATAAAGTAACCTTGACCGGAAAGTTATATTTGGTTGTGGCGTTGGTGGAAGTTGTAGTAGCAGTTGTTATATTtgggtggtggtggtgttggaGAATGGTGACAAGTGATAATTGTTGTGGTACTGTTGGGCGTAGGTGTGTGAACGTGGCGATGAAAATGCGATAGTAATGTTGGTTGGTCGGGTGTAATGTTCTCGAACACAAATCTATTTATATCAAGTTTTTGAGCTGTATTTTCCTAAAAGTGTATATCTCCTACTCGACTAACTGCACGCACAATTAACGCATATACAAGTGTATTATGtggaaaacaaattaaacatatatatatacaataaataatttaaattcaaaggTTTTAGACCGATATTGCTTTAGCTAGACTTAACCCAAGCAGGGGTCATTACATACTTATAACGCGTTAGCCAATGTAATAGTATTATATTTACACTCACTCTGAAGAGTTATGAAAATTGGGtaatatcaataaaatcaattcaAACATTAACTCTTACAGTAAAAGGTATAAGATAAATACAggaaatgtaaatgaaaagCACAGAATTGGCGGCGAGATACAAAGTAACTCTCGCCATTTATATGAAACAACTACTAATTTATCAAATTATCCACAAAATTacactttgaatttttaattttacaaaccGTATGCGTTCATTGCCCAAATGCagcaaaattgttttaaaattcctTCCCTCCTCaatatacaattaaatatttttcgacggaatgtaaaaaaatcgtaGAACTGCCGAAAACTAATATCAACAGGAAAAAACTAAAGTTTTGTCAGAGGTAATTTTGGAAGTTGCCAGATTGCATTTTAAATCTACATGTCTTAAACATGAAGAGggcttatagccctgacagacgagcaaaattaatgcgccttaagcaacactaatgcgcattgaaattttatggtgacagacggcagacttgtgcatgtagacagctgatagtgaaatttgttcatttaataaaaaaaatagtgaaataaaagtgtgcgaaaaagttaagaatattggaaatgtggatagcaaactgtgcgttgtttattttctgccatctaaaaatattaaaatttgttttggttaatatacttgcacataattagcaatataaaaactgtttacctctgaagctgtaaacgcaaacaaggcggcagatttcaagcgacatctgtcaaaaaataacaaaaatcggccatttttgagcagtgttgccaacttaaatttggtaaattcagctaaatgcacggaattcttgtgcattaaATGTAAACTAAGCCCGCTAATgtatattagcgctgtcgtctgtcagagCTATTACagagtttcgaaaaaaattaaatttgctaaaCAATATCTGAaccaaattcaatattttgtaaactAGTTTAGTTATGTGATAAAAACAatgaacaataaaatttttgtagagcaggaataaaaataatatcacgccgtgtaaaatttatgaatttgaacCAGTTTACAAGACTGTAAGCGTGGCATTATGtcaaactttttcaattacatTACCCTTTATCGTTTTCATTACACACTGACATTCGTTTTTCATTGTCGCAGAGAAAAAGTATCATACAGAGATTTTTACAGCGACCgtggtaaacaaaaaatatattttttatttcgaaaactttAATGTGTTTCCGTTGTTTGAGtgttaaaaaaagtatatatagatAGCGCTCAAGCACTATTTCTGTCTGCTGCTACCAGAAGGGTTCAAAAGTCATACGGTGTGGTATAGTAACGACAGCAAAAATGTTTGAGATACGTAACAAAAACACTATGGTCTTTAGTTCCATGGTTAAAACTGTGCGACATAGTGTAGTAGGTACCCATCCTTCTTGTCATGTACCAGCACGTCTGGAAGAGCGACGTGCTAAGGCGCGAGCCCTACGCCAAGAACGACGCCGAAAACCCGACAAACCTGACGATTTCGTTACTtacgacgattctggtagtGATGAAGAGAGTCCACAGCAACAAGAAGAGGTGTTGAATACCTCATTCAATCTATGCGATTATTTACGTAGCAGAGAGACAGGCTTAAAAGAGGTTTGAAATGAAATACACAGAGTTTATCTGAGAAAGacattcataatattttatatattcagcAACGCAGTTTCAACTTTGAGAATACTAGCCGCTATGTGTTGACGCATGATATGCTACGAGAAACGCAGATACATTTAGGTTATATCAATAAGGTGTTTTGCTCCAAATGGTTAAGTAATCGTCAAGTTGTTTTTGGCACCAAGTGCAATAAGGTGAGTAACTGCTAAGAAATTACATACTTGAGTCCTCATTAATTTGTATGAATTTGTAGTTACTGGTCTACGATGTAAATATGCGCCGTGTGGATGCGATTCCAACGCTTTCCAATAATCGTGCAAATCACCCTGAGGTCCAAGGTGGTTTACATGCTATCGAAATCAATCCAAGTCGATCATTCCTCGCCACAGGCGCACGCAACTCGGCCGATATAGCAGTTTATCGCTTGCCGACACTAGACCCAGTTTGTGTGGGAGAAAACGGACATCGGGATTTAATAATGGGCATGTGTTGGTTAGATGATCAATTTTTGGTGTCTGGCTCTAAAGATTCACGTCTGTCATTATGGCGTATAAACGAAGATCTCATGGATTTTCCGGATGGCGGTAAGGAAGCATGTCCTACCTTCGCCACCATTAATCCATTATGTGTAAAAGACGTACGCACAGCACAACGGGTATAaacaaatgcaattaaaaatacGTTCATAcgaacatataaataaattgtagtaTTTTTCAGATTCGTTCACTGTGTTTCAACAAAGAATTCAAAGAAATTGCAGCTCTTTCTCTCAacggttatatacatattttcaatgctGAAACATTCAAACAAAAGTTATCACGTAAACTGCCGAATTGCCAGGATAATGTGAGCATAGCTTATCACAGTGATGGGCTCTATGCTGTCGGCTGTCGCTCATACACCATTCTGCTAGACGCACGAACACTACAGGTGAATTTCAACAACAcagtttcatatttatttatgtctttaaataaatacttttatatatttgtattagaCAATCAAGAAGATCACTTCACGGTACAATGGATGTGGCATACGTGCCACCACATTCGAAGGCAATCTCCTAACAGTTGGTACCGGTTTGGGTATGCTGTTATTCTATGATATTCGTGCTGGTAAATATTTGGAAAGCAGCGTCAATGCTTCACGAACAGTGGCGCTCAAATGTAGTAAAGGTATTGTGGTGAGtagattttttgtatattcgaGTCATGTactacatttatacatatacatatgtcaaattTATATTGTTTAGTATCCTGAAGATGAAATGGATGGCTTCCAACAGGTGAAATATGTGCCAGCTATTTATACGCATTGTTACGATAGCACAGGCATGCGAC
The sequence above is drawn from the Bactrocera tryoni isolate S06 chromosome 1, CSIRO_BtryS06_freeze2, whole genome shotgun sequence genome and encodes:
- the LOC120769105 gene encoding DDB1- and CUL4-associated factor 12; its protein translation is MFEIRNKNTMVFSSMVKTVRHSVVGTHPSCHVPARLEERRAKARALRQERRRKPDKPDDFVTYDDSGSDEESPQQQEEVLNTSFNLCDYLRSRETGLKEQRSFNFENTSRYVLTHDMLRETQIHLGYINKVFCSKWLSNRQVVFGTKCNKLLVYDVNMRRVDAIPTLSNNRANHPEVQGGLHAIEINPSRSFLATGARNSADIAVYRLPTLDPVCVGENGHRDLIMGMCWLDDQFLVSGSKDSRLSLWRINEDLMDFPDGGKEACPTFATINPLCVKDVRTAQRIRSLCFNKEFKEIAALSLNGYIHIFNAETFKQKLSRKLPNCQDNVSIAYHSDGLYAVGCRSYTILLDARTLQTIKKITSRYNGCGIRATTFEGNLLTVGTGLGMLLFYDIRAGKYLESSVNASRTVALKCSKGIVYPEDEMDGFQQVKYVPAIYTHCYDSTGMRLFAAGGPLPATLVGNYAGVWQ